A portion of the Pedobacter cryoconitis genome contains these proteins:
- a CDS encoding FtsK/SpoIIIE family DNA translocase produces the protein MSLRGNQFKSNSFKNEYGEKPGSRASSKEPRARFERIPSLNFQDERVLKIAGLFFLILSIYFLVAFTSYLFTWQEDYSYVIDANGGWSNLFKTVEELQQHNIPIVVQNWLGKFGALLSHQFIYEWFGVASFLFVFVFFVIGYRLLFKVKIFALEKTLGYSLFFLLFLSLVFGFLHSFIADSPHYLEGEIGYWANRLLVAQVGVTGVGGLIAFLGLTILIIAYNIDFKFPERVRHEEEEETMPEASGNAFSDFKEQVERVSPLERASPVAVKENIERPDQIEFTLNDRLASERKKEQQNITLTPSRFEEKEAEPEVIVPKAPILNVMNAPIILSPAVEPIKELIFEEVKAEPQLTIQKSEEEKKSDDLVEQFGNYDPTLDLASYVYPNLELLENYGSNKISVNADELEANKNKIVETLNHYNIEIDKIKATIGPTVTLYEIIPAPGVRISKIKNLEDDIALSLAALGIRIIAPMPGKGTIGIEVPNMHPEMVSMRSILNTEKFQKTEMDLPIALGKTISNEVYIADLAKMPHLLVAGATGQGKSVGINAILVSLLYKKHPSQLKFVLVDPKKVELTLFNKIERHFLAKLPGEADAIITDTKKVIHTLNSLCIEMDQRYDLLKDAQVRNLKEYNEKFIKRKLNPNNSHRFLPYIVLIVDEFADLMMTAGKEVETPIARLAQLARAVGIHLVLATQRPSVNIITGTIKANFPARLAFRVLSKIDSRTILDSGGADQLIGRGDMLLSTGNDLIRLQCAFVDTPEVDRISEFIGNQRGYAEAYQLPEYLDEAAESAKSDFDPNDRDVMFEDAARLIVMHQQGSTSLIQRKMKLGYNRAGRIIDQLEAFGIVGPFEGSKAREVLILDEHQLEQLLNDLKK, from the coding sequence ATGTCGTTAAGGGGAAACCAATTTAAATCTAATTCATTCAAAAACGAATACGGGGAGAAGCCAGGTTCAAGAGCATCGTCCAAAGAACCAAGAGCAAGATTTGAAAGGATACCTTCACTGAATTTTCAGGATGAGAGGGTTTTGAAAATTGCAGGCTTGTTTTTCCTGATTCTATCTATCTATTTCCTTGTGGCATTCACTTCCTACCTTTTTACCTGGCAGGAAGATTATAGCTATGTAATTGATGCAAATGGTGGCTGGAGTAATCTTTTTAAAACAGTAGAAGAGTTACAGCAGCATAATATTCCTATTGTAGTACAAAACTGGCTGGGTAAGTTTGGTGCGTTATTATCTCATCAGTTCATCTATGAGTGGTTTGGTGTCGCTTCCTTTTTATTTGTATTCGTTTTCTTCGTTATCGGTTACCGCTTATTGTTTAAGGTGAAAATATTTGCACTGGAAAAAACATTGGGTTACAGTCTGTTTTTCCTGCTTTTCCTGTCACTGGTTTTCGGGTTTCTGCATTCTTTTATTGCTGATTCTCCGCATTACCTGGAAGGTGAAATCGGGTATTGGGCTAACCGCTTACTCGTTGCTCAGGTTGGTGTGACCGGGGTTGGTGGGCTGATTGCCTTTTTAGGACTGACAATTTTAATTATTGCTTACAATATTGACTTTAAATTCCCGGAGAGGGTACGTCATGAAGAAGAGGAAGAAACTATGCCTGAGGCTTCTGGTAATGCTTTCTCAGACTTTAAAGAGCAAGTCGAAAGAGTTTCTCCCCTAGAACGTGCATCGCCTGTGGCAGTGAAAGAAAATATAGAACGGCCTGATCAGATAGAATTTACCTTAAATGACAGACTGGCTTCTGAACGTAAAAAGGAGCAGCAGAATATTACGCTGACACCGAGCCGTTTCGAAGAGAAGGAAGCTGAACCTGAGGTAATAGTGCCAAAAGCACCTATCTTAAATGTAATGAATGCACCGATCATTCTTTCTCCGGCAGTAGAGCCGATTAAGGAATTGATCTTTGAAGAAGTTAAAGCAGAACCGCAGTTAACGATTCAGAAAAGTGAAGAGGAAAAGAAATCGGATGATCTGGTAGAACAGTTTGGTAATTATGACCCTACGCTGGATCTGGCGAGTTATGTTTATCCTAATCTGGAGTTATTAGAAAATTATGGTTCTAACAAGATCTCAGTAAACGCAGATGAATTAGAGGCTAACAAGAATAAAATTGTTGAGACACTGAATCATTATAATATTGAGATTGATAAAATTAAGGCTACGATTGGCCCGACGGTAACGCTTTATGAGATTATTCCTGCTCCGGGAGTCAGGATTTCAAAAATTAAGAACCTGGAAGATGATATTGCCTTAAGTTTAGCGGCATTGGGTATTCGTATTATTGCGCCGATGCCTGGAAAAGGTACCATTGGTATAGAGGTTCCCAATATGCATCCGGAGATGGTATCGATGAGAAGTATTCTGAATACTGAAAAGTTCCAGAAAACGGAAATGGATCTGCCTATTGCTTTAGGAAAAACTATTTCTAATGAGGTTTATATTGCCGATCTGGCTAAAATGCCCCATTTACTGGTTGCAGGAGCAACCGGACAGGGTAAATCTGTTGGTATTAATGCGATCCTGGTTTCTCTGCTTTATAAGAAACATCCTTCGCAGCTTAAATTTGTACTGGTAGATCCAAAGAAAGTAGAGCTGACATTGTTTAACAAGATCGAAAGGCATTTCCTGGCGAAACTTCCGGGGGAGGCTGATGCGATTATTACAGATACAAAAAAGGTAATCCATACTTTAAATTCGTTATGTATTGAGATGGATCAGCGTTATGATCTGTTGAAGGATGCACAGGTGAGAAATTTGAAAGAGTACAATGAGAAGTTCATCAAACGGAAGCTGAATCCAAATAATTCACACCGTTTCTTACCTTATATTGTATTAATTGTAGACGAGTTTGCCGATTTAATGATGACCGCTGGTAAAGAGGTGGAAACGCCGATTGCCCGTTTGGCTCAATTGGCACGTGCAGTAGGTATTCACCTGGTATTAGCCACGCAGCGTCCTTCGGTAAATATTATTACGGGTACAATTAAAGCGAATTTCCCGGCAAGGCTTGCTTTCAGAGTATTGTCTAAAATTGACTCCAGAACTATCCTGGATAGTGGCGGTGCGGATCAGCTGATTGGTCGTGGAGATATGTTGTTATCTACCGGAAATGATCTGATCAGGCTACAGTGTGCATTTGTGGATACACCTGAGGTTGACCGTATTTCTGAGTTTATCGGTAATCAGCGCGGATATGCAGAGGCTTATCAGTTGCCTGAATATCTGGACGAGGCGGCAGAGTCTGCCAAATCTGATTTTGATCCGAATGACCGTGATGTGATGTTTGAGGATGCAGCCAGGCTGATTGTAATGCATCAGCAGGGTTCTACTTCTCTGATCCAAAGAAAAATGAAGCTTGGCTATAACAGAGCGGGCAGAATTATTGACCAGTTGGAGGCTTTTGGTATTGTTGGCCCTTTTGAGGGAAGTAAAGCAAGAGAGGTATTAATACTTGATGAACATCAATTGGAACAGTTATTGAACGATCTGAAGAAATAA
- a CDS encoding LolA family protein, whose protein sequence is MKKILGALLILSGISFGVYAQQDVKAKTILADVSKKYKSYDIVKADFTFTLESPQNKAKETQQGTLIAKAAANKYKVIMTDQDMISDGKSQWTYLKKDKEVQVSVADNGSDALNPAKVFTLYEKGFKYLYTGDQKVGAKVYQLIDLSPVDSKTSYFKIRLSIDKVAKQLSNVLILDKNGNKYTYTIKSFMGNAKVPESTFTFDARKYPGVEVVDLR, encoded by the coding sequence ATGAAGAAGATATTAGGTGCATTACTGATTTTATCAGGAATAAGTTTTGGTGTATATGCTCAGCAGGATGTTAAAGCAAAGACTATTTTAGCAGATGTAAGCAAGAAATATAAATCATATGATATCGTAAAGGCAGATTTTACTTTTACACTGGAGAGCCCTCAAAATAAGGCGAAAGAAACTCAGCAGGGGACGCTGATTGCAAAAGCTGCTGCTAATAAATATAAAGTGATCATGACTGATCAGGATATGATCAGTGATGGTAAAAGCCAGTGGACTTATCTGAAAAAAGATAAAGAAGTACAGGTTTCTGTTGCAGATAATGGCAGTGATGCATTAAACCCTGCAAAGGTGTTTACTTTGTATGAAAAGGGGTTCAAATATCTTTATACTGGCGACCAGAAAGTAGGTGCAAAGGTTTATCAGCTGATAGATTTATCTCCTGTAGATTCAAAGACTTCTTATTTTAAGATCCGGTTAAGTATTGATAAGGTGGCTAAGCAATTGTCAAATGTTTTAATTCTGGACAAAAACGGTAATAAATATACGTATACCATAAAATCGTTTATGGGCAATGCGAAGGTTCCGGAATCGACATTTACATTTGATGCGAGGAAATATCCTGGTGTTGAAGTAGTTGATTTGCGGTAA
- a CDS encoding MBL fold metallo-hydrolase — translation MKITFLGTGTSQGIPVICCNCEVCHSDDPRDNRLRVSVLVETGDKTIVIDSGPDFRYQMLRAGVKNLDAIVYTHEHKDHVAGLDDIRPFNYLLQKNIDIYATERVQDALKREFSYIFAEKVYPGIPQINIHTIATENFYIGKTELIPLQIMHYKLPILGFRINDFTYITDAKTISQETIAKIKGTKVLVVNALQVEDHISHFTLGEAITFAQEIGAEMTYLTHIGHNMGKHADVEKELPENIRLGYDGLVINL, via the coding sequence TTGAAAATTACATTTTTAGGTACTGGCACTTCCCAGGGAATTCCTGTGATTTGCTGCAATTGTGAAGTTTGCCACTCTGATGATCCAAGAGATAATCGGCTGAGGGTTTCTGTATTGGTGGAAACGGGGGATAAGACGATTGTAATAGATAGCGGGCCTGATTTCAGGTACCAGATGCTGCGTGCAGGTGTAAAGAATCTGGATGCGATTGTATACACGCATGAGCATAAAGATCATGTTGCTGGGTTGGATGATATTCGTCCTTTCAATTATTTGCTGCAGAAGAACATTGACATTTATGCGACCGAAAGAGTTCAGGATGCTTTGAAAAGAGAGTTCTCCTATATTTTTGCGGAAAAGGTTTATCCGGGAATTCCGCAGATCAATATACATACGATTGCTACGGAGAATTTTTATATCGGAAAAACGGAATTGATTCCTTTGCAGATCATGCATTATAAGCTACCGATCCTGGGTTTCAGAATTAATGATTTTACCTATATCACCGATGCGAAAACTATTTCGCAGGAAACGATTGCTAAAATAAAAGGAACAAAGGTTTTAGTCGTGAATGCTTTGCAGGTTGAAGATCATATATCGCATTTTACTTTAGGAGAAGCGATTACCTTTGCACAGGAAATTGGTGCGGAGATGACTTATTTAACGCATATTGGCCATAATATGGGGAAACATGCGGATGTGGAAAAGGAGTTGCCGGAGAATATCAGGTTAGGGTATGATGGACTGGTTATAAATTTATAA